A single genomic interval of Microbacterium sp. zg-Y1090 harbors:
- a CDS encoding pyrimidine dimer DNA glycosylase/endonuclease V, with protein MRLWSLHPAVLDRAALVACWREGLLAQAVLAGATRGYTRHPQLERFRACADPQDAIGHFLAAVQAEATARGYRFDATRIRRAGAANPAIPVTDGQLAFELEHLRRKVAERSPEWLLRLPIAGAAVPAGPSFVAVPGPVATWERP; from the coding sequence GTGCGCCTGTGGTCGCTGCACCCTGCGGTGCTCGACCGCGCGGCGCTGGTCGCCTGCTGGCGTGAGGGCCTGCTGGCGCAGGCGGTGCTCGCGGGCGCGACCCGCGGGTACACGCGGCATCCGCAGCTCGAACGGTTCCGCGCCTGCGCCGACCCCCAGGACGCCATCGGGCACTTCCTCGCGGCGGTGCAGGCGGAGGCCACCGCACGCGGATACCGCTTCGATGCGACGCGCATCCGGCGAGCGGGCGCCGCGAACCCCGCCATCCCCGTGACCGACGGGCAGCTCGCCTTCGAACTCGAGCACCTTCGGCGCAAGGTCGCCGAGCGGTCGCCGGAGTGGCTGCTGCGCCTGCCCATCGCGGGCGCCGCGGTGCCTGCCGGGCCGTCGTTCGTCGCGGTGCCCGGGCCCGTCGCCACGTGGGAGCGGCCCTAG
- a CDS encoding RNA polymerase sigma factor, translating to MTDRTAREIDAVWRIEGPRIIAVLAKTTGDIGLAEDAAQEALVEALQTWPDAGIPRRPGAWLTAVARRRVIDAWRRRSARDERYRAIAADPTAALAVPPAEADEPIDDDVLRLVFTACHPVLSPTSQIALTLRVVGGLSTQEIARMLLVPVPTVQARITRAKKTLAAARVPFETPEPSEWRERLRGVLGVVYLVYTEGYAATGGDRWVREELAAEALRLGRVLAGLVPREPEAHALVALMELQSSRFAARTARDGSPVLLTDQDRSRWDRAQIIRGAAALARADAAGRGRGPYALQAAIALCHAVAPSVAETDWERIVLLYEALGRVAPSPVVALNRAVAVSMATGPATALRIVDELRSEGALRGSHLLPSVRGELLARLGRADEARTELLAAAKLTANEREAAVLRGKAAAL from the coding sequence ATGACGGACCGCACGGCGCGCGAGATCGACGCCGTCTGGCGCATCGAGGGACCGCGTATCATCGCGGTGCTCGCCAAGACCACCGGCGACATCGGACTGGCGGAGGATGCCGCTCAGGAGGCGCTCGTCGAGGCGCTGCAGACATGGCCGGATGCCGGCATCCCGCGCCGTCCCGGCGCGTGGCTGACCGCCGTCGCCCGTCGGCGTGTGATCGACGCCTGGCGGCGGCGGAGCGCCCGCGACGAGCGCTACCGTGCGATCGCCGCGGACCCGACAGCCGCTCTCGCCGTACCCCCCGCGGAGGCCGATGAGCCGATCGACGACGACGTGCTGCGACTGGTGTTCACCGCGTGCCACCCGGTGCTCTCCCCCACTTCGCAGATCGCGCTCACTCTGCGCGTCGTGGGCGGGCTGTCGACGCAGGAGATCGCGCGGATGCTGCTGGTGCCGGTGCCGACGGTGCAGGCGCGCATCACGAGGGCGAAGAAGACGCTCGCTGCGGCACGGGTGCCGTTCGAGACACCCGAACCCTCCGAGTGGCGCGAGCGCCTGCGCGGCGTGCTCGGCGTCGTGTACCTCGTCTACACCGAGGGCTACGCGGCCACCGGCGGCGACCGGTGGGTGCGTGAGGAGCTCGCGGCAGAGGCGCTGCGGCTCGGCCGGGTGCTGGCGGGCCTGGTCCCCCGCGAGCCGGAGGCCCACGCCCTCGTCGCGCTGATGGAGCTGCAGTCGTCGCGGTTCGCCGCGCGCACCGCCCGTGACGGCTCACCGGTGCTGCTCACCGATCAGGACCGCTCACGGTGGGACCGCGCGCAGATCATCCGCGGCGCGGCGGCGCTGGCTCGGGCGGATGCCGCCGGCCGCGGCCGCGGCCCGTACGCGCTGCAGGCGGCGATCGCCCTGTGTCACGCCGTCGCGCCGAGCGTCGCTGAGACCGACTGGGAGCGGATCGTGCTGCTCTACGAAGCCCTCGGGCGGGTCGCCCCGAGTCCGGTCGTCGCGCTCAACCGCGCGGTGGCGGTGTCGATGGCCACCGGGCCGGCGACGGCACTGCGGATCGTCGACGAGCTGCGGTCCGAGGGCGCCCTGCGCGGTTCGCACCTGCTGCCGAGCGTGCGCGGCGAGCTGCTGGCACGACTGGGTCGCGCCGACGAAGCGCGAACCGAGCTGCTGGCAGCGGCGAAGCTCACTGCGAATGAGCGCGAGGCTGCAGTGCTGCGCGGCAAGGCCGCTGCGCTCTGA
- a CDS encoding YciI family protein has product MAKYMLIMRNSGSEQSYEDMDFEAVINAMGAYNESMMKAGVLLGGDGLTDAAQGAVVEFTADEPIITDGPYGETHELFNGFWTIQVGTQEEAVEWASRAPLGPGNKIEVRRMTDDSDFAAYEDNEYIQKEKQWRRELDTAAGEGIPSGADGP; this is encoded by the coding sequence ATGGCGAAGTACATGCTCATCATGCGCAACAGCGGCTCTGAGCAGAGTTACGAGGACATGGACTTCGAGGCCGTCATCAACGCGATGGGCGCCTACAACGAGTCCATGATGAAGGCCGGTGTGCTGCTCGGAGGCGATGGTCTGACGGATGCCGCGCAGGGTGCCGTCGTGGAGTTCACCGCCGACGAGCCGATCATCACCGATGGCCCGTACGGAGAGACCCACGAGCTGTTCAACGGGTTCTGGACGATCCAGGTCGGCACGCAGGAGGAGGCCGTGGAGTGGGCCAGCCGCGCACCGCTCGGCCCTGGCAACAAGATCGAGGTGCGGCGGATGACCGACGACTCCGACTTCGCCGCCTACGAGGACAACGAGTACATCCAGAAGGAGAAGCAGTGGCGCCGTGAACTGGACACCGCCGCCGGCGAGGGCATCCCCTCCGGTGCCGACGGGCCGTGA
- a CDS encoding thymidine kinase, whose protein sequence is MAKLYFRYGAMNSGKSTALLQAAYNYEERGQHVLLAKPAIDTKGAGEISSRLGMTRPVDFLISPDADLRALFSEHRARVRAEAAAALVPDGPTDVACLLVDEAQFLTREQVDDLLRITVEEGVPVLAYGIRTDFQTRAFPGSARLMELSHSLEELKTICRCGRKALFNARLVGGRFVFDGDQVAIDELSADRVTYESMCAECYLRASGGRLDG, encoded by the coding sequence GTGGCCAAACTGTACTTCCGCTACGGGGCGATGAACTCCGGCAAGTCGACGGCTCTGCTGCAGGCGGCGTACAACTACGAGGAGCGCGGTCAGCACGTCCTGCTCGCGAAGCCCGCCATCGACACGAAGGGCGCGGGGGAGATCTCGAGCCGGCTGGGCATGACCCGGCCCGTGGACTTCCTCATCTCCCCGGATGCCGACCTGCGTGCGCTCTTCTCCGAGCACCGGGCGCGCGTGCGGGCGGAGGCGGCCGCGGCGCTCGTGCCGGACGGCCCCACCGACGTGGCGTGCCTGCTGGTGGACGAAGCGCAGTTCCTCACCCGCGAGCAGGTCGACGACCTGCTGCGGATCACGGTGGAGGAGGGGGTGCCGGTGCTGGCATATGGCATCCGCACCGACTTCCAGACGCGCGCGTTCCCCGGTTCGGCGAGACTCATGGAGCTGTCCCACTCGCTGGAGGAGCTCAAGACCATCTGCCGCTGCGGTCGCAAGGCGCTGTTCAACGCGCGCCTGGTGGGTGGGCGCTTCGTCTTCGACGGCGACCAGGTCGCCATCGACGAGCTCTCAGCCGACCGGGTCACCTACGAGTCGATGTGCGCGGAGTGCTATCTGCGTGCCTCCGGCGGTCGGCTCGACGGCTGA
- a CDS encoding FadR/GntR family transcriptional regulator, with protein MTDTTTPPARAWKTVLDKIETDLLEGRLGPGDRLPSERDLVAQLGVGRSSVREALRVLEVMGLIRTGTGSGPSAGAIVISSPTGGMSAFLRLQVAAQGFPIDDVVATRLFVEEWVVGTLAHAASPDLATARATVEAMDAAPLPPTEFLALDAQFHYALAAASGNTVVAATMAGLRSAIEGYTAEVAGRVADWDAASERLRHEHHEILAAIDAGDAERARALIPQHISGYYVP; from the coding sequence ATGACGGACACCACGACGCCGCCCGCGCGCGCCTGGAAGACCGTGCTCGACAAGATCGAGACGGATCTGCTGGAGGGCCGGCTCGGCCCCGGCGATCGCCTTCCCTCGGAGCGCGACCTCGTCGCCCAGCTGGGCGTGGGGCGCTCCAGCGTCCGCGAGGCCTTGCGGGTCCTCGAGGTCATGGGGCTCATCCGCACGGGCACCGGCTCCGGACCGTCCGCCGGGGCGATCGTGATCTCCTCGCCCACCGGCGGCATGTCTGCCTTCCTGCGGCTGCAGGTGGCTGCGCAGGGCTTCCCCATCGATGACGTCGTCGCCACGCGCCTGTTCGTCGAGGAATGGGTGGTGGGGACCCTCGCCCACGCTGCCTCACCGGATCTCGCCACGGCACGTGCCACCGTCGAAGCGATGGATGCCGCACCCCTGCCGCCGACGGAGTTCCTGGCGCTCGACGCCCAGTTCCACTACGCCCTGGCCGCAGCATCGGGCAACACGGTGGTGGCGGCCACCATGGCAGGGCTGCGCTCGGCCATCGAGGGCTACACCGCAGAGGTCGCCGGCCGCGTAGCCGACTGGGATGCCGCCTCGGAGCGCCTGCGACACGAGCACCATGAGATCCTCGCCGCCATCGACGCCGGCGACGCCGAACGCGCACGCGCCCTCATCCCCCAGCACATCTCCGGGTACTACGTACCCTGA
- a CDS encoding alpha-hydroxy acid oxidase, with protein MVQRQLPKPAELLELMQFKKPEFNATKRRLDSALTIGDLRKIAKRRTPKAAFDYTDGAAEGELSLARARQAFEDIEFHPDVLRPAEHVDTSVEILGGRSALPFGIAPTGFTRLMQTEGETAGAGAAAAAGIPFTLSTLGTTSIEDVKSTNPHGRNWFQLYVMRDRDISYGLAKRAAEAGFDTLMFTVDTPIAGARLRDKRNGFSIPPQLTLGTILNAIPRPWWWIDFLTTPKLEFASLSTTGGTVGELLNAAMDPTISYDDLEIIRGIWPGKIVIKGVQNVADSKRLIDLGVDGIILSNHGGRQLDRAPIPFHLLPQVVREVGKDATVMVDTGIMNGADIVASMALGAKFTLIGRAYLYGLMAGGRAGVDRTIEILRTEIERTMALLGVSSIEELEPRHVTQLQRLTPVGQPTRAVRPQQVPARG; from the coding sequence ATGGTCCAGCGCCAGTTGCCCAAGCCCGCCGAACTGCTCGAGCTGATGCAGTTCAAGAAGCCCGAGTTCAACGCCACCAAGCGCCGCCTTGACAGTGCCCTGACCATCGGTGACCTGCGCAAGATCGCCAAGCGTCGCACGCCGAAGGCGGCGTTCGACTACACCGATGGCGCGGCCGAGGGTGAGCTGTCCCTGGCCCGAGCCCGTCAGGCCTTCGAGGACATCGAGTTCCACCCGGATGTGCTGCGTCCCGCCGAGCACGTCGACACGTCCGTCGAGATCCTGGGCGGACGCTCGGCGCTGCCCTTCGGTATCGCGCCCACCGGATTCACTCGACTGATGCAGACCGAGGGGGAGACCGCCGGCGCGGGTGCGGCGGCTGCCGCCGGCATCCCGTTCACGCTCTCCACGCTCGGGACGACGTCTATCGAGGACGTCAAGTCCACCAACCCGCACGGGCGCAACTGGTTCCAGCTCTACGTGATGCGCGACCGCGACATCTCGTACGGGCTGGCGAAGCGCGCGGCCGAAGCCGGATTCGACACGCTGATGTTCACCGTCGACACACCCATCGCCGGGGCGCGCCTGCGCGACAAGCGCAACGGGTTCTCGATCCCGCCGCAGCTGACGCTGGGTACGATCCTCAACGCGATTCCGCGGCCGTGGTGGTGGATCGACTTCCTCACCACCCCGAAGCTCGAGTTCGCGTCGCTGTCGACCACCGGCGGCACGGTCGGCGAGCTGCTGAACGCGGCGATGGACCCCACCATCAGCTACGACGATCTCGAGATCATCCGCGGCATCTGGCCCGGCAAGATCGTCATCAAGGGCGTGCAGAACGTCGCGGACAGCAAGCGGCTGATCGACCTCGGCGTCGACGGCATCATCCTCTCCAACCACGGCGGCCGTCAGCTGGACCGTGCCCCGATCCCGTTCCACCTGCTGCCGCAGGTCGTGCGCGAGGTCGGCAAGGATGCCACCGTGATGGTCGACACGGGCATCATGAACGGTGCCGACATCGTGGCGTCGATGGCGCTCGGGGCGAAGTTCACCCTTATCGGCCGCGCCTACCTGTACGGCCTGATGGCGGGCGGCCGGGCGGGTGTCGACCGGACTATCGAGATCCTCCGCACCGAGATCGAGCGGACGATGGCGCTGCTGGGCGTCTCGAGCATCGAGGAACTCGAGCCGCGTCACGTCACGCAGCTGCAGCGGCTCACGCCGGTGGGCCAGCCGACGCGTGCGGTGCGCCCGCAGCAGGTGCCCGCGCGGGGCTGA
- a CDS encoding HAD-IIB family hydrolase — MPIPRLVAFDLDDTLAPSKSAIDPRIGELLVELARRVEVAIISGGQLQQFRSQVVENLPPASAEVLGSLHLMPTCGTQYYRLSAAGIETVYAHSLTDDEKTRAMAAVEEEARRLGLWETETWGDILEDRGSQITFSALGQTAPLDAKVAWDPTGEKKNALREAVAARVPDLEVRSGGSTSVDITHRGIDKAYGMRQLSEQTGIDLDDMLFVGDRLDPDGNDYPVLAMGVACHAVEGWEDTATYLEGLIPTLPVRV; from the coding sequence ATGCCGATCCCCCGCCTCGTCGCGTTCGATCTCGACGACACCCTGGCGCCCTCCAAGAGCGCGATCGACCCCCGCATCGGCGAACTGCTCGTCGAGCTCGCGCGCCGCGTCGAGGTGGCCATCATCTCCGGCGGTCAGCTGCAGCAGTTCCGCTCGCAGGTCGTGGAGAACCTCCCGCCGGCATCTGCCGAGGTGCTGGGGTCTCTGCACCTCATGCCCACCTGCGGCACGCAGTACTACCGCCTGTCCGCGGCCGGCATCGAGACCGTCTATGCGCACAGCCTCACCGACGACGAGAAGACTCGCGCGATGGCTGCGGTGGAGGAAGAGGCGCGGCGTCTGGGCCTGTGGGAGACCGAGACCTGGGGAGACATCCTCGAGGACCGCGGCTCGCAGATCACCTTCTCCGCCCTCGGTCAGACCGCGCCCCTGGATGCCAAGGTCGCGTGGGACCCCACCGGCGAGAAGAAGAACGCCCTGCGCGAGGCGGTCGCTGCCCGCGTTCCCGACCTCGAGGTGCGCTCGGGCGGGTCCACCTCCGTGGACATCACCCACCGCGGCATCGACAAGGCGTACGGCATGCGACAGCTGTCGGAGCAGACCGGCATCGACCTGGACGACATGCTCTTCGTGGGCGACCGCCTCGACCCGGACGGCAACGACTACCCCGTGCTGGCCATGGGCGTCGCCTGCCACGCCGTCGAGGGCTGGGAGGACACCGCCACGTACCTCGAGGGCCTCATCCCCACCCTTCCCGTCCGGGTTTAG
- a CDS encoding metallophosphoesterase, whose amino-acid sequence MADRGSAPRSALTAFAAVGALGAAAAVWGIGIERHLYTVRRHELAVLPPGTRPLRVLHVSDAHMAPWQRRKQRWIASLIDLQPDLVVNTGDNLGHIDGLRGVREAFAPFAGIPGVFVHGSNDLAAPSPRNPLRYFMGPSDKPRSPERLDTDALDAFFTDELGWADLNNTATTLDAGGIGIRAFGVSDAHRDWDDLDAVDAALVGMPRADLDLGVTHAPYRRVLDDFTAHGADLLIAGHTHGGQVRIPGSPAALVANCDIPLRQARGLSSWTAAARTVPLNVSAGIGHSIYAPVRFGCRPEASLLTLVPRA is encoded by the coding sequence GTGGCTGACCGGGGCAGCGCCCCGCGCAGCGCCCTCACCGCCTTCGCGGCGGTGGGGGCGCTGGGCGCCGCCGCAGCCGTGTGGGGCATCGGCATCGAACGGCACCTGTACACGGTGCGGCGGCACGAGCTCGCTGTGCTCCCCCCGGGAACCCGCCCACTGCGCGTGCTGCACGTCTCCGACGCGCACATGGCGCCCTGGCAGCGGCGCAAGCAGCGCTGGATCGCGTCGCTGATCGACCTGCAGCCGGACCTCGTGGTCAACACCGGTGACAACCTGGGTCACATCGACGGGCTGCGCGGCGTCCGCGAAGCCTTTGCTCCCTTCGCCGGCATCCCGGGTGTCTTCGTGCACGGCTCCAACGACCTGGCCGCCCCGAGCCCACGCAACCCGCTGCGCTATTTCATGGGGCCGTCCGACAAGCCGCGCAGCCCCGAGCGCCTCGACACCGACGCGCTCGACGCGTTCTTCACCGACGAGCTCGGCTGGGCGGACCTCAACAACACCGCGACGACGCTGGATGCCGGGGGCATCGGCATCCGCGCCTTCGGCGTGAGCGACGCACACCGCGACTGGGACGACCTCGACGCGGTCGATGCCGCGCTCGTGGGGATGCCGCGGGCCGACCTCGACCTCGGGGTCACCCACGCCCCCTACCGGCGCGTCCTCGACGATTTCACCGCCCACGGGGCGGACCTGCTCATCGCCGGGCACACCCACGGCGGGCAGGTGCGCATCCCCGGCTCGCCCGCCGCGCTGGTGGCCAACTGCGACATCCCGCTGCGACAGGCACGCGGGCTCAGCTCCTGGACCGCTGCCGCGCGCACCGTGCCGCTGAACGTGAGCGCGGGCATCGGCCACTCGATCTACGCCCCCGTGCGCTTCGGATGCCGGCCGGAGGCGTCGCTGCTCACGCTCGTCCCGCGGGCATGA
- a CDS encoding transglycosylase domain-containing protein — translation MPHKKRTASGVLGGLLGLVGLSTVAGILVTATVTPAIAVSGYAASNAISMFDNMPSYLEIDDLMEATEIYATVNDQPQLLARFYDQNRVPLEFDQISPLVYDAVLSSEDKNFYRHGGVDLAGTMSAVLANVRGTSSRGGSSISQQYVKNILVQRCEEDAASDEERDACYWEATNSDVSEGGLQRKLQEMRYAIQLEKSYTKDEILLGYLNIVNFGGQNYGIGAAAKYYFGVDAANLSLSQAATLAGMVQEPNGYRIDRPDSETNGEANGYAKTLNRRDYVLDRMLADGKITKEEHAAASAEPITPNITPTDQGCQMAGGSAYFCDLVRTTVENDPVFGETPDERKQNLRRGGYRIYTTLDLGLQIPAEEAISIVPATMEGIELGSTGVQIEVGTGRVLSMVQNTRYSQSAAQLEADRSFSSINFNTRKANGGSNGFNVGSTYKVFTLLDWLEKGHSINEVLNGRVRTFNIDRGCGQGVQPVDGVRIGNFEDSRGYTATPFQFTADSLNSGFFAMAEKLTVCDVNKVADRLGVTLADGHKTYEADASYPDLNAPYSILGSMNIAPIDMAGVYATIASGGIYCQPKVIDRITNSKGEELPLPETTCSRVLDESVANTAAYVLQNVLANGSATPSRTFDGVPLIGKTGIHQQFQTWMIGSSTKVASAVWVGNVIGESELNRLWANGYPLWRMRHAIWPELQRAANAKYGGDQFPGPDANLSRRVYADLPNVVGLTVEQATDVIQDAGFSVIVGDPVDGVEPAGTVTVQDPGPGRVPGGTTVTIRPSNGQGIAVPTVAGMSADKARDALRSAGFTAITPCPAPTPPGDDDDDEDARPPSQPKVTGTDPAAGTVTGRSAQITLICG, via the coding sequence ATGCCCCACAAGAAACGGACAGCCAGCGGCGTGCTCGGCGGACTCCTGGGACTGGTCGGACTCAGCACCGTCGCAGGCATCCTCGTCACCGCCACGGTCACCCCCGCGATCGCCGTCTCCGGTTACGCCGCGAGCAACGCGATCTCGATGTTCGACAACATGCCGAGCTATCTCGAGATCGACGACCTCATGGAGGCCACGGAGATCTACGCCACGGTGAACGACCAGCCGCAGCTGCTCGCGCGTTTCTACGACCAGAACCGCGTGCCGCTCGAGTTCGACCAGATCAGCCCCCTCGTCTATGACGCGGTGCTGTCCAGTGAGGACAAGAACTTCTACCGCCACGGCGGGGTCGACCTCGCCGGCACGATGAGCGCGGTGCTCGCCAACGTCCGCGGCACCTCGAGCCGCGGTGGCTCGTCGATCAGCCAGCAGTACGTCAAGAACATCCTCGTGCAGCGTTGCGAAGAGGATGCGGCATCCGACGAGGAACGTGACGCCTGCTACTGGGAGGCGACCAACTCCGACGTCTCCGAGGGCGGCCTGCAGCGCAAGCTCCAGGAGATGCGCTACGCGATCCAGCTCGAGAAGAGCTACACGAAGGACGAGATCCTTCTCGGCTACCTCAACATCGTCAACTTCGGCGGCCAGAACTACGGCATCGGCGCCGCGGCGAAGTACTACTTCGGCGTGGATGCCGCGAACCTCTCGCTGAGCCAGGCTGCGACCCTCGCCGGGATGGTGCAGGAACCCAACGGCTACCGCATCGATCGTCCGGACAGCGAGACGAACGGTGAGGCGAACGGCTACGCCAAGACGCTGAATCGTCGCGATTACGTCCTCGACCGCATGCTGGCCGACGGCAAGATCACCAAGGAAGAGCACGCGGCTGCCTCCGCGGAGCCGATCACGCCGAACATCACCCCCACCGACCAGGGTTGCCAGATGGCCGGCGGCTCGGCCTACTTCTGCGACCTGGTGCGCACCACGGTCGAGAACGACCCCGTCTTCGGTGAGACGCCCGACGAGCGCAAGCAGAACCTGCGGCGCGGCGGCTACCGCATCTATACGACTCTGGACCTCGGGCTGCAGATTCCCGCCGAGGAGGCGATCTCGATCGTCCCCGCCACGATGGAGGGCATCGAGCTCGGCTCGACCGGTGTGCAGATCGAGGTGGGCACCGGGCGCGTGCTCTCGATGGTGCAGAACACGCGCTATTCGCAGTCGGCCGCGCAGCTGGAGGCCGACCGGTCGTTCTCGTCGATCAACTTCAACACCCGCAAGGCCAACGGTGGATCCAACGGCTTCAACGTCGGATCCACCTACAAGGTGTTCACGCTGCTGGACTGGCTCGAGAAGGGCCACTCGATCAACGAGGTCCTCAACGGCCGTGTGCGCACGTTCAACATCGACCGCGGGTGCGGCCAGGGCGTGCAGCCGGTCGACGGCGTGCGGATCGGCAACTTCGAAGACTCGCGCGGCTACACCGCTACCCCCTTCCAGTTCACCGCGGACTCCCTCAACAGCGGATTCTTCGCCATGGCCGAGAAGCTGACGGTCTGCGACGTGAACAAGGTGGCGGACCGCCTCGGAGTGACGCTCGCCGACGGCCACAAGACGTATGAGGCCGACGCCTCCTACCCTGACCTCAACGCGCCGTACTCGATCCTCGGCTCGATGAACATCGCCCCGATCGACATGGCCGGCGTGTACGCGACCATCGCCTCGGGCGGCATCTACTGCCAGCCGAAGGTCATCGACAGGATCACCAACTCCAAGGGCGAGGAGCTTCCGCTGCCGGAAACCACCTGCTCGCGCGTGCTCGATGAGTCGGTGGCGAACACCGCCGCCTACGTCCTGCAGAACGTGCTGGCGAACGGCTCCGCGACACCGTCGCGCACCTTCGACGGCGTGCCCCTCATCGGCAAGACCGGTATCCACCAGCAGTTCCAGACGTGGATGATCGGCAGCTCGACGAAGGTCGCCAGCGCCGTGTGGGTCGGCAACGTCATCGGCGAGTCCGAGCTGAACAGGCTGTGGGCCAACGGGTACCCGCTGTGGCGCATGCGTCACGCGATCTGGCCGGAGCTGCAGCGCGCAGCGAACGCCAAGTACGGCGGCGACCAGTTCCCCGGTCCCGACGCGAACCTGTCCCGGCGCGTGTACGCCGACCTGCCGAATGTCGTCGGTCTCACGGTTGAGCAGGCCACCGACGTCATCCAGGATGCCGGGTTCAGCGTCATCGTCGGCGACCCTGTCGACGGCGTCGAGCCCGCCGGCACCGTCACCGTGCAGGATCCCGGCCCCGGCCGGGTTCCCGGTGGCACGACCGTGACGATCCGCCCCAGCAATGGTCAGGGGATCGCCGTGCCGACCGTGGCGGGGATGAGCGCGGACAAGGCCCGCGACGCCCTGCGCAGCGCCGGGTTCACGGCCATCACGCCCTGTCCCGCGCCGACTCCGCCCGGCGACGATGACGACGACGAAGACGCGCGTCCGCCCAGCCAGCCCAAGGTCACCGGCACCGACCCGGCGGCGGGAACGGTCACCGGTCGCTCCGCGCAGATCACTCTGATCTGTGGCTGA
- a CDS encoding DUF4177 domain-containing protein encodes MTTWEYLTTPLLIHNTAAILNNWGKQGWELVQVVTGPEGGLVAYLKRPVGGGSDNAGLGAAAQAARQFEGEGA; translated from the coding sequence ATGACCACGTGGGAATACCTCACCACCCCCCTGCTGATCCACAACACCGCCGCCATCCTCAACAACTGGGGCAAGCAGGGGTGGGAGCTGGTGCAGGTGGTGACCGGGCCCGAAGGCGGGCTCGTCGCCTATCTGAAGCGGCCCGTCGGCGGCGGGTCCGACAACGCCGGGCTGGGCGCCGCAGCGCAGGCAGCCCGACAGTTCGAAGGAGAGGGCGCATGA
- a CDS encoding RidA family protein — MSVSARLSELGIELPSVVPPVAAYVPAKVHGDLVYTAGQLPMVSGALPATGKVGDGHGLVPAADAAAYARQCALNAVAAAAAAAGGVDRLTGVLKVTAFVASVPEFTGQPGVVNGASEVLGEIFGDAGRHARSAVGVPVLPLDSPVEVEVVFTLA, encoded by the coding sequence ATGAGCGTCTCCGCGCGTCTGAGTGAACTCGGCATCGAGCTTCCCTCGGTGGTGCCCCCGGTCGCGGCATACGTCCCCGCGAAGGTTCACGGAGACCTGGTGTACACGGCAGGGCAGCTCCCGATGGTGTCGGGCGCTCTGCCGGCGACCGGAAAGGTCGGCGACGGCCACGGCCTGGTGCCGGCAGCGGATGCCGCCGCCTACGCGCGGCAGTGCGCGCTCAACGCGGTGGCGGCCGCCGCGGCCGCCGCGGGCGGTGTGGACCGGCTCACGGGAGTGCTGAAGGTCACCGCGTTCGTGGCATCCGTGCCGGAGTTCACCGGTCAGCCCGGCGTCGTCAACGGCGCCAGCGAGGTGCTCGGCGAGATCTTCGGCGACGCCGGACGGCACGCCCGCTCCGCTGTCGGGGTTCCGGTGCTGCCGCTGGACAGCCCGGTCGAGGTCGAGGTCGTCTTCACCCTCGCCTGA